Proteins from one Lonchura striata isolate bLonStr1 chromosome 6, bLonStr1.mat, whole genome shotgun sequence genomic window:
- the PLCB2 gene encoding LOW QUALITY PROTEIN: 1-phosphatidylinositol 4,5-bisphosphate phosphodiesterase beta-2 (The sequence of the model RefSeq protein was modified relative to this genomic sequence to represent the inferred CDS: deleted 4 bases in 2 codons; substituted 2 bases at 2 genomic stop codons): MSVLNPVLRPTEVKEYLCKGDRFIKWDDETSNASPVILRVDPQGFYVYWTYQSTEREILDITSIRDTRAGRFAKMPKSLKLREVFNLDYPYSTFLLKNLTIVSGPDMVDLTFHNFVSYKENICKDWAEDIMAIARNPLTYNAPRYTFLEKILVKLKLQLNEDGKIPVRNIFQMFPADKKRVEEALSACHLPNGKNDAINPEDFPEPVYKTFLMNLCPRPEIDEIFTSHHLKAKPYMTKDHLAKFINKKQRDTRLNDILFPPAKPEQVQSLIEKYEPSGFNIQRGESYSAQSSCYRGVMTEQKISCPLPCCFPWXQSAXFPQLCCFHNSLSTSKEGSEPFYLVTIVDSFVCRAGQLSPEGMVWFLCGPENNLIVLDKLMLYQDMTQPLSHYYINSSHNTYLTAGQFSGTSSPEMYRQTLLAGCRCVELDCWKGRPPDEEPIITHGFTMTTEILFKDAIEAIAESAFKTSPYPVILSFENHVDSPKQQAKMAEYCRTIFGDMLLTEPLEKYPLKPGVPLPSPKDLLRKILIKNKKNQSMSGKRQNSLKKGRNMEPETEQPTSVDAEDTVWAGDVAEEEPEEEDEQLRNLDEEEIKKMQSDEGTAGLEVTAYEEMSSLVNYIQPIKFNSFEVSAKKNRSYVISSFTETKACDLLSKFPMQFVEYNKWQMSRIYPKGTRMDSSNYQPQMFWNVGCQMVALNFQTMDVPMQQNMALFEFNGQCGYLLKHEFMRRSDKQFDPFSVDRIDGLVATTVCVTVLSGQFLSDRSVKTYVEVELLGLPRDAKRKHRTKLTSTANSINPVWKEEAFVFEKIMMPELASLKIVAWEEGGKFIGQRIIPIIAMHPGYHHVCLRSESNMPLTMPALFVFLEIKDYVPDAWADLTIALSNPIKFFNLQDKRLVKPKDTSGERPGTQTNLSSAETNGVACFTGKPSIPPSNGSTGAAVFTKDEAVLEVMQMAEPETITLAELQQKKRFLKLLKRQEKELRELEWKGSKQREELLQKYSGLFSELACPGGRKRTIRTRKTQKKRSVTPSDGGTSANPVKAAESIDCHWLVELRKRLEMDLIHLGEEHHNRIRRKKEQHATEQVARILELAREKQAAELRVLRDTSESNIKDIKKRMEAKRVERVQAMLRNTSDKAAQERLKKEINNSHIQEVVQTVKRVTEKAGRFQQKLEEKQAANLQSIKERESQLQQQVRVEYEEKLRALNMEVQEMVKNYTKANFTGEPQTGKEAGQSIPEGEQSSTDHLEGNIPVAEVSRLTLAMTEPSGAEMDVEIEESIF; this comes from the exons GACTGGGCTGAGGATATTATGGCCATTGCCCGGAATCCCCTCACGTACAATGCTCCCCGCTACACCTTCCTCGAGAAAAT tctAGTGAAGCTGAAATTGCAACTGAATGAAGACGGAAAGATTCCTGTCCGGAA TATTTTTCAGATGTTCCCTGCAGACAAGAAGAGGGTGGAAGAAGCACTAAGTGCTTGTCATCTGCCAAATGGCAAG AATGATGCCATCAACCCCGAGGACTTCCCCGAGCCGGTGTATAAGACGTTCCTCATGAATCTGTGTCCACGGCCTGAGATTGATGAGATATTTACCTCACA CCATCTAAAAGCAAAGCCCTACATGACCAAAGATCACTTGGCAAAGTTCATCAACAAGAAACAGCGTGACACCCGCCTCAATGACATCCTCTTCCCACCAGCCAAACCTGAGCAGGTGCAGAGCCTGATAGAGAAGTATGAGCCCAGCGGGTTTAACATCCAGAGAGGTGAGTCTTACTCAGCCCAAAGCTCTTGCTACAGAGGTGTGATGACAGAGCAGAAGATCTCATGCCCTCTGCCATGCTGCTTCCCATGGTAGCAGTCAGCCTGATTTCCACAA CTCTGTTGTTTCCACAACTCTCTTTCTACTTCCAAAGAGGGGTCAGAACCATTTTATTTGGTGACCATT GTTGATAGCTTTGTTTGCCGTGCAGGGCAGCTGTCTCCAGAGGGGATGGTCTGGTTCCTCTGTGGCCCCGAGAACAACCTGATAGTGCTGGACAAGCTGATGCTGTACcaggacatgacccagccactCTCGCACTACTACATCAATTCCTCACACAACACCTATCTGACAG ctgggcagtTTTCTGGGACGTCCTCTCCCGAAATGTACCGCCAGACGCTGCTGGCCGGCTGCCGCTGCGTGGAGCTGGACTGCTGGAAGGGCCGGCCCCCGGATGAGGAGCCAATCATCACCCACGGCTTCACCATGACAACTGAGATCCTCTTCAAG GATGCCATTGAGGCCATTGCAGAAAGTGCTTTTAAAACATCTCCGTACCCTGTGATCCTGTCCTTTGAGAACCACGTGGACTC GCCCAAGCAGCAGGCAAAGATGGCCGAGTACTGCCGAACAATTTTTGGAGACATGCTGCTGACAGAGCCACTGGAGAAATACCCG CTGAAGCCAGGAGTTCCTCTGCCAAGTCCTAAAGATCTCTTAAGGAAAATcttgattaaaaacaaaaagaaccaATCTATGTCTGGGAAGAGGCAGAACTCTTTGAAGAAAGGGAGGAACATGGAACCAGAAACTGAGCAGCCAACCTCTGTGGATGCTGAAGATACTG TCTGGGCAGGTGATGTGGCTGAAGAGGAGCCAGAGGAAGAGGATGAACAGCTCAGAAATCTGGAtgaagaggaaattaaaaagatGCAGTCAGATGAG GGCACGGCTGGCCTGGAAGTGACAGCGTATGAGGAGATGTCCAGCCTGGTTAACTACATACAGCCCATCAAATTCAACTCCTTCGAGGTCTCTGCCA AGAAGAACCGGAGTTACGTCATCTCTTCCTTCACTGAGACGAAGGCTTGTGATCTACTGAGCAAGTTCCCCATGCAGTTTGTAGA ATACAACAAGTGGCAGATGAGCCGCATTTACCCCAAAGGCACCCGGATGGACTCCTCCAACTACCAGCCCCAGATGTTCTGGAATGTTGGCTGCCAGATGGTGGCACTCAACTTCCAGACCATGG ATGTCCCCATGCAGCAGAACATGGCCCTGTTTGAGTTCAATGGGCAGTGTGGGTATCTGCTCAAGCACGAGTTCATGCGGCGCTCCGACAAGCAGTTCGACCCCTTCTCTGTGGACCGCATTGATGGGCTGGTGGCCACTACTGTCTGTGTCACG GTACTCTCTGGTCAGTTCCTCTCGGACCGCAGTGTGAAGACCTACGTGGAAGTGGAGCTCCTTGGGCTGCCAAGGGATGCCAAGCGCAAGCACAGAACCAAACTGACCTCCACGGCCAACTCCATTAACCCGGTGTGGAAAGAAGAGgcttttgtttttgaaaag ATCATGATGCCTGAGTTGGCATCCCTCAAAATTGTGGCTtgggaagaaggagggaagtTCATTGGCCAGCGTATCATTCCCATCATTGCAATGCACCCAG GCTACCACCACGTGTGCCTGCGCAGCGAGAGCAACATGCCGCTCACCATGCCCGCCCTCTTCGTGTTCCTGGAGATCAAGGACTACGTGCCAGATGCTTGGGCAG ACCTCACCATTGCCCTCTCCAACCCCATCAAGTTCTTCAACCTGCAGGACAAGCGCTTGGTGAAGCCCAAGGATACCTCAGGGGAG AGGCCTGGCACACAGACAAACCTCTCATCTGCTGAGACTAACGGGGTGGCATGCTTCACTGGGAAACCCAGTATTCCTCCCTCTAATGGGTCCACAG GAGCAGCAGTGTTCACCAAGGATGAAGCTGTGTTAGAAGTAATGCAGATGGCAG AGCCTGAGACAATCACCCTTGCTGAACTGCAGCAGAAGAAACGCTTCCTGAAGCTGCTGAAGAGGCAAGAgaaggagctgagggagctggaatgGAAGGGAAGCAAACagagggaggagctgctgcagaaataCTCTGGGCTCTTTTCAGAGCTGGCCTGCCCTGGGGGCAGGAAAAGGACAATACGaacaaggaaaacacagaagaaGAG GAGTGTGACCCCAAGTGATGGTGGTACCAGTGCAAATCCTGtaaaagcagcagagagcatCGATTGCCACTGGCTCGTGGAGCTGAGGAAGAGGCTGGAGATGGACCTCATCCACCTTGGGGAGGAGCACCACAATCGGATCCGAAGGAAGAAAGAGCAGCATGCTACCGAG CAAGTTGCCAGGATCCTGGAGCTGGCCAGGGAGAAGCAGGCAGCTGAGCTGCGGGTGCTGCGGGACACGTCAGAAAG CAACATTAAAGACATTAAGAAGCGGATGGAGGCAAAGAGAGTGGAGCGGGTCCAGGCCATGCTGAGGAATACCAGTGACAAGGCTGCTCAGGAGAG gttgaagaaagaaattaacaATTCCCACATTCAGGAAGTGGTGCAGACAGTCAAACGG gTGACAGAGAAGGCTGGCAGGTTCCAGCAGAAACTGGAGGAGAAACAGGCAGCAAATCTTCAGTCCATCAAGGAGAGAGAAAGCCAG ctccagcagcaggtaCGGGTGGAATATGAGGAGAAGTTGAGAGCTCTGAACATGGAGGTTCAGGAGATGGTGAAGAACTACACCAAAGCCAACTTTACTGGAGAGCCACAGACTGGGAAGGAAGCAGGTCAGAGCATTCCTGAGGGAGAACAAAGCTCTACAGACCACCTGGAAGGAAATATCCCAGTGGCAGAGGTGTCCAGGCTTACACTGGCAATGACTGAGCCCTCGGGAGCTGAAATGGATGTGGAGATAGAAGAGAGCATATTCTGA